One Brucella anthropi ATCC 49188 genomic window, AGCGGCATGAATAGTGAGGGAAAGATCATTGCTGATGAGGATCTGGCGGAGGTAGCCCCGTCCCCTGCCCCGCAGCCGGGGTTCGGCTTGCCGGGCCACCTTCAGGATCTCACCGATCGGGCGCGCGGCTACGTCGAGGCGGCCAGTTCCGTCAACACCCGCAAAGCTTACGCATCAGACTGGAAACATTTCTCTGCCTGGTGCCGACGCTCCAATCTTTCCCCCCTCCCCCCGCATCCTCAAACCGTTGGTCTCTACATCACCGCCTGCGCCTCGGGATCCGTGGAGCGTGGAGCCAAGCCAAATTCCGTTTCTACGATTGAACGACGCCTCTCATCGATATCCTGGAATTACGCGCAACGCGGCCTGAGCCTCGATCGTAAGGACCGGCATATTGCAACTGTCATGGCCGGCATTCGCAACAGCCATGCCCGCCCGCCGGTCCAGAAGGAAGCGGTCATGGCAACCGACATCATCGCCATGCTGGAAACGATCGATCGCGGCACGTTGCGTGGCATGCGCGACCGGGCGATGCTGCTGATCGGCTATGCCGGCGGACTTCGACGGTCCGAGATCGTTTGCCTCGATCTCAAGGCAGATCAGACCGAAGACGGTCGCGGTTGGATCGAGATCCTCGACAAAGGCATGCTGGTGACGCTTCGGGGCAAGACGGGTTGGCGTGAAGTGGAGATCGGTAGAGGCTCGTCCGACAACACCTGCCCCGTCCTCGCGCTCCAAACTTGGATCAAATACGCCAAGCTCGCCCATGGCCCCCTCTTCCGGCGGGTTACCGGACAAGGAAAGGCCGTTGGATCGGATCGCTTGAACGACAAAGAAATCGCCCGCCTAGTCAAGCGCACAGCGATGGCCGCGGGTATTCGAGGCGACCTGGCCGAGATCGAGCGTTGGTTGAAGTTCTCAGGGCACTCATTGCGGGCCGGCCTCGCCTCTTCTGCCGAAGTCGATGAGCGTTATGTCCAAAAGCAACTGGGGCACGCCTCGGCCGAGATGACCAGGCGGTATCAGCGACGTCGAGACAGGTTCAGGGTCAATCTAACTAAGGCCGCCGGACTATGACGTACGCAACGCATAGGGTTCGGCCTACCCGACCTTGTGAACACTTCGGATCGTAGGAATGCTGATCAGCCAGGGCGCCGCCCGTAACGAGCGCATCAACCTCAACCTCGCCTGCTCATTGGCGATGATAGCCGGCGCGTTGAATGCCGCAGCCTTCTATGCCGTTGGGTTCTTTTCCGCCAACATGACCGGCAACGTTTCATCTCTGTCCGACCATCTTGCGACCGCGCATTGGGGACAGGCAGTTTTTTTCTTCACCGTGATCATAATCTTCATCCTCGGTGCCGCGATTTCGTCCCTCCTTATCAACTCAGGACGGCGCCGCGGCATCGCGGCCATCTATGCCTATAGCATCCTCTTGGAAGCCATCCTGCTCGCTGTGCTCGGGATAGCGGACATCTGGTTCCTTGCAATGTGGCGCCCTCCCCTTTTAACACTTGGGCTGGCCTTTTTAATGGGATTGCAGAACGCCACCGTCACCCGAATTTCCGATGCTCGCGTGCGGACCACCCATGTCTCCGGGATGGCGACCGACGTAGGCATTGAACTTGGTATTGCGCTGGACATTCTTCGGGGACGAGAGCCAGACACGTACGCTGTTGAAAACCGTACACGGCTCACGTTACACATTTGGACGATAGGAGCTTTCCTTGTTGGAGGCATATTAGGCGTATTCGCTTATCAGCATGTAGGCGGGTACTTGTTGCTGATCTGTGCGGTATCTTTGTTCGTAATTTCACTCAAAGGGATCAGACTGAAGCGCAAGCCGTATGCCACCAGCGGCACAAGGCGAATTCGCTTGCCCCGCCGAAACTCCCGCTGATAGCTGCGTGAGTTGGATAGTGACACCATCAGTATCTTTGTAAGAGACGACTTGCGTCGGACTGCGGAATCTCCGCCTGCTTGCAGTTGAAGAACCGGCACAACAACCGGTATCGGCCGCTATTTGCGCCGACTCACTTCAGCCAAATGGGCAGTGATTCATTAATACGTGCAGCAACTCGGACGAAAATGATGATCGAACCGTGTTTATCGACTCTTTTTTTGGGAACCGTTATTATTGAATGAAAAAGGCCAACATCTGCCGGTTTCTGGGAGTTTGAGGCGAAATTCCGGCTTCATTCGCGACATGAATGGCCCAGCGTTAATATCTCATTAACTATAAAGCGCTTGCGGAAACCGGAAATCGCGTCTTATCTGTTTGCGGAGTTTAGCCGTGCGCTGGCAAAACTCCGTATCTTGGGTAAG contains:
- a CDS encoding site-specific integrase; its protein translation is MNSEGKIIADEDLAEVAPSPAPQPGFGLPGHLQDLTDRARGYVEAASSVNTRKAYASDWKHFSAWCRRSNLSPLPPHPQTVGLYITACASGSVERGAKPNSVSTIERRLSSISWNYAQRGLSLDRKDRHIATVMAGIRNSHARPPVQKEAVMATDIIAMLETIDRGTLRGMRDRAMLLIGYAGGLRRSEIVCLDLKADQTEDGRGWIEILDKGMLVTLRGKTGWREVEIGRGSSDNTCPVLALQTWIKYAKLAHGPLFRRVTGQGKAVGSDRLNDKEIARLVKRTAMAAGIRGDLAEIERWLKFSGHSLRAGLASSAEVDERYVQKQLGHASAEMTRRYQRRRDRFRVNLTKAAGL
- a CDS encoding YoaK family protein, encoding MLISQGAARNERINLNLACSLAMIAGALNAAAFYAVGFFSANMTGNVSSLSDHLATAHWGQAVFFFTVIIIFILGAAISSLLINSGRRRGIAAIYAYSILLEAILLAVLGIADIWFLAMWRPPLLTLGLAFLMGLQNATVTRISDARVRTTHVSGMATDVGIELGIALDILRGREPDTYAVENRTRLTLHIWTIGAFLVGGILGVFAYQHVGGYLLLICAVSLFVISLKGIRLKRKPYATSGTRRIRLPRRNSR